ACTTGGCGAGCACCGAGGGGGCGACGTCGTCGATGCGCGGCGCCTGGGAGTCGACGGGGCGGCTCGAGAAGAACACCCCCTCCACGGTGGCGGGATCGACCGAGCAGTGGTCGGCGCTCCAGCGGCGCTCGTTCGGCTCGATGATGTCGGGCGGGATGCCCCCGAGCGAGGTCTGCCAGGAGACGCGGTAGCCCTCTTCGAACCCCACCACCAGGTCGGGCGCCTCGGCGAAATAGGGGCCCTTGTAGAGGTCCTCGCGCGAATAGACGCGGCGCACCACGCGCTCGCCGGTGTCGGGGTCGCGCAGGGCGCCGAACTTCTCGACCAGCTCCCGCTTCAGCGCATCGTACTCCGCCCCCGGCGCGACGACCCCGCGGCTCTCCCGCCCCTTCAAGTTCACGTAGATCTGGCCCAGCGCGAGCGCGTACGCGCGCGTCTTCGACCAGTCCACGTTGGGCCAGAAGGTGCCGCGGCCGAAGAGGTCTTCGAGATTCCGGTCGCGCACGGGGTCCTGGCGCGACAGGGTCATGTAGCCGTTCCGAACGAGCCAGGTGTTGATGTTCACGGCGCGCCGGAAGGACGAGAAGCCGTGGTCGGAGACGACGAGCACCGTCGCGCGGCCGTTCTGCCGCTGCGCGCGGCGGAGGAAGAGCCCGACCAGGGAATCGCAGCGCATGTACGTGCGGTCGATCGAGCCGCCGTACTCCGCGGCGAGGCGCCGGTTGTACATCGGGTGCTTCGGATCGATCAGCCGCCACATCATGTGCGACACCTTGTCGGTGGCCTGGAACACGGTGACGAAGAGGTCGGGATCGAGCCGGTCCATGGCGTCGATCACCAGCGCGCGCTGGCGGCTGAACGAGTAGTTCACGTCCTCCATGAAGACCTTCTCGTCGATCTTCTCCTCGTTCAGGGCCCAGGTGTCCTCGGGCCAGCCGAGCGTCTTGAAGAGTCCCAGGCGGCGGGCGGCGTCGGCGCTGTAGTTGTTCGGCTTGGAGACCGGCACCGGCGGCCGGCGGGGGTCGAAGTTGATTGGCGAGAGATAGACGCGCAGCTCGGGCGAGGCTTCCATCACGTGGAAGCGGCCGATGCCGTTCACGGCGACCATCGGAGCGATCGTGAACCGGATCTTGTACCAGTCGCTCCACTCGCCCTGCCGCACCGTGCGCACCTGCCCCTGCAGCGAGATCCGCACCGCGTTGGTGCCGCGCACGCGCTGGAATTCGACCGGGATCATCAGGTCGGGGATGCGGCCTTCCGCGTCGCGCTGGGCGAAGGGATTGCGGGGCCCGTGCACCACGGAGCGGGCCCTTCCCGTGGCGTCCACGCGGATCCGGTCCACCTTGCCGCCCATCTCGGTGTCGCCGGCATTCACGGCGTCGGTGGCGAAGTAGGAGAAGGTGCCCATGGTCCCGCGAATGTCCGGAACCCCAAGCCCCGACAGGAGTACCCCATTCTGTAGCTCCTCCGGGGGGAAGTCGATCGGCGCCTCCAGCACCACGGTCTTCACGCCGTGCTCCGAGGCGATCTTCCAGAACGTCGTTCCCTGGCGGTTGTTGATGATCCGGGGCGCCCTCGTGGGCAGGAAGCCCATCGCGAACCTGCCGCGCTGCACCGTCACGGTGGAGAAATCGGGGTAGTAGGTCGCCGGGTTCCGGCGCAGGAAGTCGTAGATCCGGGTCTTCCCCGGATTCATGCCCGTCGAAAAGGACGACCACGCCACGGGGGACTGCGCCGGATTGGTGGTCTCCAGGCGCCGCATGGCGCCGTGCTGCTTCATCCACGCCAGATTAGGGAGCTTCCCTTGGGCGATCAGCCGGTCCGCCACGTCCGGGTCCATTCCGTCGAACCCCAGGATGTAGACGCGCTCGTGGGTCTGGGCCGGGGTGGGGGTGTCCGAAAGCGTGATCCCGATGAGGGTGGCGGTCGCAAGGAGGGCCAGGGGCGCGACGAACCCCGGGAATCGCATCGTTCGAAGCCTCGGATTGTTTCCGGACGGGAGCAAGGTGGTAGCGCGAAGCCTAGCACCCGGCTTCGCGGAGTGTCAAACCGGGCGCGCGGCAACCCCGTGGGCCGAAGCGCCTTGACCCCCCTCGCCGCGGGTTCCTATACTGCGGAAACGCCCGTGCGCTCCATTCCCGGCCCTCGAGGGTCCAAGCCCATCCGCGTCCTATCCGCCGGCCTCGCGCTCGGAATCGTGTTCGCCACGGCCTCGCTGTGCCCGCCGCGGGCGGTCGCGGCTTCGAACGGCGGCTCCGGCCAGGCCGTGCGGACCGTGGCGCAGGACGCCCGCGGCGCCACGTTCGACGTGGTGCCGAATGCCGCGCGGTTCGACAGCGTGAACGTCGGCGGCGCCCAGTACGAGCGCGTCACGCTGCCCGGCGCCGTCGTCCTCGAGACGCCTGGCAAGCCCGCGCTCCCGACCCTCTCCCTGTACGTCGCCGTCCCCGACGGCATGAGCCCGCGCCTGCGCGTGACGTCGGAGGCGTGGTCCGATCGCCGCGGCCTCTCGCCCCTTCCCGTCGCGCGCCAGAAATTTCTCTCCGACACGCCCGACAAGGGACCTGTCTCCGAGCTGACGACCGACCCCGATCCGGCCGTGTACCAGAGCGCCGGCGTCTATCCCGTCGAGCCCGCCGCGCTGGGCGTGGGCGCGCTCGTCGGCTCGTGGTGGGTCGCGCCGATCAACGTCCATCCGGTCCGATGGGATCCGAAGGCAGGCGCCTACCGCATGCTCGGCAGGATGACCCTTCGCGTGGACTTCGTCCCCGCGAGCGATCGCGAGCTGGCGGCGCGGCCCGCCACGCGCCCCGGCGCCCAGGCGCGCGCGTGGGATCGCGTGCAGCACGGGCTGGTGCAGAACTACGAGGCCGCCCGCGCGTTTCCGAGGCGTCCGCCGCGGGCAGGGTCGCTGGGGGTTGCGCCGCCGGGCGGCTCGCGCGCCGCCGGGGCCAAGCTTGCCGGGAATCCGGAGTGGAAGCTGTCGGTGACGAGTTCCGGCTGGGTCTCGGTCTCCTACGCATCCCTCGCGGCGGGCGGCTTCCCTTCGGGAATCGCGATCGCGAACCTGCGCGTCGAAGAGCGTGGATACGACGACGCGGCCGACGCCCCGACCGCCACGCCGATCCCCGTCGTCGGGCGGGACAACAATGGGAACGGAACCTTCGACGCGGGCGACGCGATCACGTTCTACGCGCGAAGTCTTCGCGATCGCGTCGGTGCGGGCAACATCGAGCTCCGCTACTCCGACGTGAACGTGTACTGGCTCACGTGGGACAACACGCAGGGGCCGCGTCCCGCTCCGATCGCCGGGGACATGGCCGGAGCCGCGGCGACGCCCACCTCCTTCCGGAACGTGATCCGGCTGGAAGAGGATCACTTCGCGAAGATGGCGGCCTACTACGACCCCTTCGCGGCCAAGCCCGAGGCGATCGAGTACCTCTTCTGGACCGACGGCGAGGACGGAGATCAGTTCAGCCAGGGCATTCCCTTCGTCGACCCCGACCCTTCGCAGCCGTTCCGGATCCGGGCCCGGTACCAGGGGAAGGGCGTCACGGGAGTCACCCATCACCTGGACGTCTTCTTCCGGGGAACGGTGACCGATACGCTGGCCGCCGGGTTCGAGTTCGTCGACCAGGACGTGTGGGTGCTGGATACCGGCTTCACGATCCCCGGCACGCACATCGGCGGAACCAACTCGTACCAGCACATCGGCCAGCGCCGGGGTACCCCGGGCGGACCGCTTCTCGACGGCAGCTTCGCCTTCCTCGACGTGATCGAAGCCACCTACAACCGGCTGTACCGGGCGCGAAGCAACTACCTCGCGTTCAACAGCGGGGGCTCGACGGGGCTGACCGAGATCCGGGTGGGTGGGTTCACGGCATCCAACGTCGAGGTGTACGACGTCACCGACCCGGCCGCGCCGGACTCGGTGACCGGGGTCGTCGTCAGCCAGACCTCTCCCGGGGTGTGGGAGGCGTTGTTCCGTACCGATGCGAGCTCCGGAGAGCGGCGCTTCGTGGCCCTCGTGCCCGGATCCGAAACGGCGCTGACGGGAAGCGCGGTCGTCGCCGACGCGGCTTCCAATCTGCGGCAGCCCGGGGCATTCGGCGCGAGCGACGCCGCGCGATCGATCTTCATCCTGCCTCAGGCGTTCCGCGCGCAGGCCGACCAGCTGGCCGATTTCCGGAGAGCGCAAGGGTACGTGGTCGAAGAGGCGGACATTGCGGACGTCTACGATGAGTTCAACGGCGGGATCAAGTCCGCGCGCGCCATCCGGCGCTACCTGCGCCACGCCTGGCTGGCCTGGACGCCCCAGCCCCTGCACGTCGTCCTCATGGGCGACGGGAGCCTCGATTACCGGGGCCACCTGGCCGACGCCAGCTTCGACTGGGTGCCGACCTATCTCAAGTTCTCGACCATTCCGGACAACTATGGGCGCGAGCTGGTCGCGCAGGATACCTATTACGCGTTCAATCTCGCCGCGATCGAGCCGGGTCCGAGCGACTTCGTGCCCAGCGTGGCGCTGACCCGGATCCCGGCGAGCGATGGGGGCGAGCTGCAGTCGGTGGTGGACAAGACGATCGCCTACGAGACGTTCCAGCCGACGGATTCCTGGCGCGGGCGGCAGATCCTCTACTCGGATGACGAGTACTCGACGGGGATCAACGCGGCGCAGCCCTACTGCTTCAGCCCTCAAGAGGTCCTTTTCAAGCAGGGCAGCCAGGACATGGCCGACATCACCGTCTCCAGCCCGGGCGGGGTGGACATCGCGAACGTCGCGGTCGACCTCAAGCCCTTCACCGATGTGGTTCCGGCGTCGGGTGGATGCAAGAGCTTCGCGGCCGTCCTGGCGGTCGTGAACTCGCTGGGGAACGTGTCCGATGTGCTGATCGATGAGATGAATCAGGGCGCCCTGATCTTCAACATGGAGACCCACGCCAACCGTTACCTCATTTCGCACGAGACGGTGCTGACGAACGGTACGTCGCAGTTCGCTCCGGCGTCACGCGGCACGCCCGATCGGATCCAGAACGTGGGGCGCCCCTGGTACGCCATGGTCTGGGGATGTCATACGAATCAGTTCGCGGACGGTCCCTTCATGACGCGGGCCCTTCCGACCGCGGTCGACACCCTCGACGCGCTCGGGGAGCAGTGGCTCACGATGCCCAGTCGGGGCTCGATCGGCTCGCTGGGCAGCACGGCGCTCGAGTTCCTCCAGACGAACACCGTCTACAACGACTTCGTCGCGCGCGCCTTCTACGAGACGCCCCCCGCGCCGCCGCCTCCGCCGGGCGAGCCGCCACAGGCGCGCTGGATCCTGGGCGAGGTGATGCTGCAGGCGCAGGTGCGGAACGGCCTGACGGGCAATTCGGAGGCGAACGCGCAGACGGTGATGAACCGCACGATCCATCTCTTCGCCGACCCCATGCTGCGCATGGACGCTCTGCCCCCGCGGGTGGCCGACGTGACGATCGGCGGGACGCCGTTCGCGGACAACGCGGCCCTCACGACCGACTCGCCGACCGACAGCCTCGCGCTCGTGGCGAATCTGCGCGACGAGGTGGGGATCGACTCGGTCTACGTGACGGAGCAGGACATCGTCACCAACGTCGTGAAGCCGCTCGACCCGGCGAGCTACGCGGTCACGTTCGGCGACTCGAGCCGCGTCGCCACCCTGACCGGCAGCGTCCGGCCGCGCGTGGGCAATTACGATCTCCAGATCCGCGCCATCGATGTCAACGGGCGCAGCCGGACCTTCACCATGCAGGTGCGCACGCCCGTGCGCTATCTCGCCAACGGCGTCGACATCGTGAACGGCGTCTTCGTCCAGAGCGGCTCCACGCTGCGGGGCGAGGTGATCGCGCCGATCCCCCTGACCAGCGACTCGGTGAGCCTGCGGATCGACGGCATCCCGGTGGCGGCCACGATCACGAAGCTGGACGGGCCCGGGCGCCAGTGGGCGCTGGAGTTCGTCGCGTCGGATCTCTTCTCGGGGACGCACACGATCCAGCTCTTCGTGGGGACGCAGGGGTTCGAGCACCGCACGTTCCAGACCACCAGCGAGTTCACGCTCCGCGGCGTCGCCGTGGTGGACCCGCGGATGCAGGGGACGGGGTGCGGCGGCTCGATTTTCCAGTACGAGCTGAGCGCGGCGGCCCGGAAGGTCGAGCTGCAGCTCTTCACCGTCGCGGGACGCCGCGTCGCCTCGATCGATCTTCCGGGGCAGGCCGGCTTCAACGTCTTCTGCTGGGACGGGCGCGACTCGCGCGCGCACGAGACCGCGCAGGGCGTCTACCTCTATCGCCTCCGCGCCACCGACTCCAGCGGGAAGACGGTGACGCGCGACGGCCGGATGATCCGGGCCCGGTGACCGACCGCCGGAACGGGGACCGCCGGGGCGGAGCGGGGCGCTTGGCGCGGGGAGCGGATCGCCGGAGCGGCAAGGCCATCTTCCGCGAGCTCTCCAAGCTGGTCACCGAGCAGCGGAATCCGCGCTCGCGCCGCCTCGACCGCCTGACCACCGCGCAGACGCTGCGGCTCATGAACGCCGAGGACCGGCGCGTGCCGCTCGCCGTGGGCCGCGAGATCCCCCGGATCGCCCGCGCGGTGGACCTCATCGTGGAGCGCCTGGAGCGGGGAGGCCGCCTCTTCTACGTCGGCGCCGGGACCAGCGGGCGCCTCGGGGTGCTCGACGCGGCCGAATGCCCGCCCACGTTCGGCACGCCCCGGTCCCTGGTGCAGGGGATCATCGCGGGCGGCCGTCGCGCGCTGGTGCGCTCCGTCGAGGGCGCGGAGGATGACGCGGGCGCCGCGGTGGTCGCGCTCAAGAAGAAGCGCGTCGGGGCGAAGGACGTGGTGGTCGGGATCATGGCGAGCCGCCGGACGCCCTACGCGATCGGCGCCGTCGAATACGGGCGGAAGGTCGGGGCCGCGACCATCGTGGTGACCGCGAATCCATCGTCCGACGTCCGCTTCGACGTGGACGTGGTGATCGCGCCGCGCGTGGGTCCCGAGGTCGTGACCGGCTCGACGCGCATGAAGGCGGGCACCGCGCAGAAGCTGGTGCTGAACATGCTCTCCACCGCGACGATGGTGCGGATGGGGAAGGTCTATGAAAATCTCATGGTCGATCTCAAGACCGCGAGCCGGAAGCTGGAGGAGCGCACCAAGCGCGTCTTCATGCACGCGACCGGCGCGCGCTACGAGGACGCGGAGCCCGCGCTGAAGCAGGCGGGGGGCTCGCTCAAGGTGGCGATCGTCATGCGACGCGCCAAGGTCGGCCGCTCCGAGGCGGAGCGGCGCTTGAAGAGGGCCCAGGGATGGGTGCGCCAGGCCATCGAACAGTAATGTCCCGGCGGACGGATGTCCGCCGGAAGCCGGTGCGCGCCGTCCACCACGTGGCCGCTGCGTTCGTGGCTCTGACGCTCGTGGTTGCCTGCGGCGCGGGCTGCGGCAAGCCTGGTTCCGGTAAGCAGACCGTCGTCTTCTGGCAGTTCTCTCCCCTCGCGACGATCCAGCCGATCCTGGACCGCTACCGCGCCGAGAACCCCGGCGTGGACCTCCAGGTGGAGCAGCTCACCTGGCAGAGCGGCCGCGAGAAGATCGTGGCGGCGATCGCGGCGGGGCGCCCGCCCGACCTGTGCGAGCTGGGCTCGACGTTCATCCCCGGATTGGTCGCGGACAGCACCCTCGTCGACCTGACCGATTCGATCCCGGACCTGCGCGCCGACCTGGTCGGCTGGGATGCCGTCTCCTACCACGGCCGCGCGTTCGCGATCCCCTGGATGTTGGGCACGCGCGCGCTCTACATCGACGAGGACCTCTTCCGGAAAGCGGGCCTCGACCCCTCGAAGCCTCCCGCGACCTGGGCCGAACTGCTGGAAGACTCGCGGCGGATCACGCAGAGAGTACCCGACGCAAAAGGCTTCGGCATGAACTCGGGCGAACGGGAGATCCTCATCAAGAAGTTCATGCCCTTCGCCTGGGGGAACGGCGGCGGCATCCTCGATTCGACGCTCACGCGGTCGGTCTTCAACTCGCCGCAGAATCTCGAAGCGCTGAAGTTCTATCTCTCGCTGAAACCCTACTCGCTCCTGGATCGCCAGGAGATGCACGAACAGGCTTTCGCCAGGGGACGCCTCGGGATCGTGATCTCCGGGCCGTGGCTGTTGCGCACGCTGGCCAAGACCGCGCCCGAGGCGCACGTCCAGGTCGCGCTGATGCCGCGGCCGGCGGCCGGCCGCGGGAAGTCCGCGTCCTTCGCGGGCGCCGAGGTGCTCGGAATCTTCCGCGGGTCGAAGCATCGCGCCGAGGCGCTGCGGCTCGCACGGTTCCTGGTCGAGCCCCGGAACGCCATGCCGCTCTACGTCGCGACCGGAAACGCTTTCCCCGCGGCCACGGCTGCGGCGGCCGACTCCTACTTCACGACCCATCCCATGGACCGCCTGTTCCTGGAACAGCTCCACACGGCCGTCTCGCCGCCGCTCCATCCGCGCTGGGTCGAGATCGAGGAGATCGTGAACGCCGAGCTGGAGCAGGCGATCTACGGGACCAAGACCCCCGAAGCCGCGCTGGCCGAGGGGGACGCGAAGATCGCGCAGGTGCTGGCCGGGCCCAAGCCGTGATCGGGGCGCCGCCGGCCGCGCCCGGGGCGCTGCGGGGCGTGAGGGGGGACCGCCCCTCGATCGGGCTCCTCCCCTGGGGGCTCGCGTTCCTCGTCTTCGGCCTCGTTCCGCTCCTCTACGCGCTCGTTCTCTCGTTCCAGCAGATGAATCCGCTGCGCCCCGATCTCACCCACTTCGTGGGCTTCTCCAACTACGCCCGCGCGCTCACGTCGGCTTCCTTCTGGCATGCGCTCCGCACCACCGTGATCTTCGTGGTCGGGACGATTCCGGTGACCCTCACGCTGGCCTATCTCGTCGCGGGCCAGCTCGCGACGATCCGCCGCGGCCAGGGCTTCTTCCGCGCGGCGATCTTCTTTCCCGCGACCGTCTCGATGGTGGTCATCGCGCTCGTATTCAAGTCGCTCTACGCCGAGGACGGGCTGTTGAACGGCTGGCTGGCGGCGTCGGGACTGGCGCGCGTGCACTGGCTGCAGGACGTGCGCACGGCCCTTCCCTCCATCATGCTCATGGATATCTGGGGAAGCGTCGGCTACTACGCCATCCTGATCCTCGCCGGGCGGAAGACGCTCCCGCCCGAGCAGCTCGAGGCCGCGCGTCTCGAGGGGCTCTCCGCCTGGGACGTGGAGCGGCGAATCGTGTTCCCGCATCTGCGTCCGGTGCTGCTATTCGTCGTGCTGCTCAACACGATCCGCTCCTTCCAGATCTTCACCGAGGTCTTCGTGCTCACGCGCGGCGGACCGCTCGAGAGCACCCTGACCCTCGTCTATCACCTGTACGAGCGCGCGTTCTATCACTTCGAGATGGGCTATGCGTCGGCCATCGCGTACCTCCTGCTCGCCTTGGTGGGGATGGTGCTGCTGGT
The genomic region above belongs to Candidatus Binatia bacterium and contains:
- a CDS encoding alkaline phosphatase family protein is translated as MRFPGFVAPLALLATATLIGITLSDTPTPAQTHERVYILGFDGMDPDVADRLIAQGKLPNLAWMKQHGAMRRLETTNPAQSPVAWSSFSTGMNPGKTRIYDFLRRNPATYYPDFSTVTVQRGRFAMGFLPTRAPRIINNRQGTTFWKIASEHGVKTVVLEAPIDFPPEELQNGVLLSGLGVPDIRGTMGTFSYFATDAVNAGDTEMGGKVDRIRVDATGRARSVVHGPRNPFAQRDAEGRIPDLMIPVEFQRVRGTNAVRISLQGQVRTVRQGEWSDWYKIRFTIAPMVAVNGIGRFHVMEASPELRVYLSPINFDPRRPPVPVSKPNNYSADAARRLGLFKTLGWPEDTWALNEEKIDEKVFMEDVNYSFSRQRALVIDAMDRLDPDLFVTVFQATDKVSHMMWRLIDPKHPMYNRRLAAEYGGSIDRTYMRCDSLVGLFLRRAQRQNGRATVLVVSDHGFSSFRRAVNINTWLVRNGYMTLSRQDPVRDRNLEDLFGRGTFWPNVDWSKTRAYALALGQIYVNLKGRESRGVVAPGAEYDALKRELVEKFGALRDPDTGERVVRRVYSREDLYKGPYFAEAPDLVVGFEEGYRVSWQTSLGGIPPDIIEPNERRWSADHCSVDPATVEGVFFSSRPVDSQAPRIDDVAPSVLAK
- a CDS encoding C25 family cysteine peptidase; translation: MRSIPGPRGSKPIRVLSAGLALGIVFATASLCPPRAVAASNGGSGQAVRTVAQDARGATFDVVPNAARFDSVNVGGAQYERVTLPGAVVLETPGKPALPTLSLYVAVPDGMSPRLRVTSEAWSDRRGLSPLPVARQKFLSDTPDKGPVSELTTDPDPAVYQSAGVYPVEPAALGVGALVGSWWVAPINVHPVRWDPKAGAYRMLGRMTLRVDFVPASDRELAARPATRPGAQARAWDRVQHGLVQNYEAARAFPRRPPRAGSLGVAPPGGSRAAGAKLAGNPEWKLSVTSSGWVSVSYASLAAGGFPSGIAIANLRVEERGYDDAADAPTATPIPVVGRDNNGNGTFDAGDAITFYARSLRDRVGAGNIELRYSDVNVYWLTWDNTQGPRPAPIAGDMAGAAATPTSFRNVIRLEEDHFAKMAAYYDPFAAKPEAIEYLFWTDGEDGDQFSQGIPFVDPDPSQPFRIRARYQGKGVTGVTHHLDVFFRGTVTDTLAAGFEFVDQDVWVLDTGFTIPGTHIGGTNSYQHIGQRRGTPGGPLLDGSFAFLDVIEATYNRLYRARSNYLAFNSGGSTGLTEIRVGGFTASNVEVYDVTDPAAPDSVTGVVVSQTSPGVWEALFRTDASSGERRFVALVPGSETALTGSAVVADAASNLRQPGAFGASDAARSIFILPQAFRAQADQLADFRRAQGYVVEEADIADVYDEFNGGIKSARAIRRYLRHAWLAWTPQPLHVVLMGDGSLDYRGHLADASFDWVPTYLKFSTIPDNYGRELVAQDTYYAFNLAAIEPGPSDFVPSVALTRIPASDGGELQSVVDKTIAYETFQPTDSWRGRQILYSDDEYSTGINAAQPYCFSPQEVLFKQGSQDMADITVSSPGGVDIANVAVDLKPFTDVVPASGGCKSFAAVLAVVNSLGNVSDVLIDEMNQGALIFNMETHANRYLISHETVLTNGTSQFAPASRGTPDRIQNVGRPWYAMVWGCHTNQFADGPFMTRALPTAVDTLDALGEQWLTMPSRGSIGSLGSTALEFLQTNTVYNDFVARAFYETPPAPPPPPGEPPQARWILGEVMLQAQVRNGLTGNSEANAQTVMNRTIHLFADPMLRMDALPPRVADVTIGGTPFADNAALTTDSPTDSLALVANLRDEVGIDSVYVTEQDIVTNVVKPLDPASYAVTFGDSSRVATLTGSVRPRVGNYDLQIRAIDVNGRSRTFTMQVRTPVRYLANGVDIVNGVFVQSGSTLRGEVIAPIPLTSDSVSLRIDGIPVAATITKLDGPGRQWALEFVASDLFSGTHTIQLFVGTQGFEHRTFQTTSEFTLRGVAVVDPRMQGTGCGGSIFQYELSAAARKVELQLFTVAGRRVASIDLPGQAGFNVFCWDGRDSRAHETAQGVYLYRLRATDSSGKTVTRDGRMIRAR
- the murQ gene encoding N-acetylmuramic acid 6-phosphate etherase — translated: MFRELSKLVTEQRNPRSRRLDRLTTAQTLRLMNAEDRRVPLAVGREIPRIARAVDLIVERLERGGRLFYVGAGTSGRLGVLDAAECPPTFGTPRSLVQGIIAGGRRALVRSVEGAEDDAGAAVVALKKKRVGAKDVVVGIMASRRTPYAIGAVEYGRKVGAATIVVTANPSSDVRFDVDVVIAPRVGPEVVTGSTRMKAGTAQKLVLNMLSTATMVRMGKVYENLMVDLKTASRKLEERTKRVFMHATGARYEDAEPALKQAGGSLKVAIVMRRAKVGRSEAERRLKRAQGWVRQAIEQ
- a CDS encoding extracellular solute-binding protein, which encodes MALTLVVACGAGCGKPGSGKQTVVFWQFSPLATIQPILDRYRAENPGVDLQVEQLTWQSGREKIVAAIAAGRPPDLCELGSTFIPGLVADSTLVDLTDSIPDLRADLVGWDAVSYHGRAFAIPWMLGTRALYIDEDLFRKAGLDPSKPPATWAELLEDSRRITQRVPDAKGFGMNSGEREILIKKFMPFAWGNGGGILDSTLTRSVFNSPQNLEALKFYLSLKPYSLLDRQEMHEQAFARGRLGIVISGPWLLRTLAKTAPEAHVQVALMPRPAAGRGKSASFAGAEVLGIFRGSKHRAEALRLARFLVEPRNAMPLYVATGNAFPAATAAAADSYFTTHPMDRLFLEQLHTAVSPPLHPRWVEIEEIVNAELEQAIYGTKTPEAALAEGDAKIAQVLAGPKP
- a CDS encoding sugar ABC transporter permease — protein: MRGDRPSIGLLPWGLAFLVFGLVPLLYALVLSFQQMNPLRPDLTHFVGFSNYARALTSASFWHALRTTVIFVVGTIPVTLTLAYLVAGQLATIRRGQGFFRAAIFFPATVSMVVIALVFKSLYAEDGLLNGWLAASGLARVHWLQDVRTALPSIMLMDIWGSVGYYAILILAGRKTLPPEQLEAARLEGLSAWDVERRIVFPHLRPVLLFVVLLNTIRSFQIFTEVFVLTRGGPLESTLTLVYHLYERAFYHFEMGYASAIAYLLLALVGMVLLVQRRVLGDRRPA